A window of the Cellvibrio sp. pealriver genome harbors these coding sequences:
- a CDS encoding ATP-NAD kinase family protein, which yields MFKLGLIINPYAGLGGSVGLKGSDGESIRTEALARGGEMRAPQRMARALQFLVGFADHIEIYCFAGDMGESVARELGFITHVIGAAQQLPSEASDTCAAAAALIDQSVDLILFAGGDGTARLIADIVGVRQPVLGVPSGVKMHSGVYAISPEAAGEIVKQLLTGQLVNIAERDVKDIDEDAFRNGQVRARFYGTLLVPEDSQFLQQVKNAGTERDELAQLDVAQEIIQQLQPDTLHLVGPGSTTHLFLQELGLEGSLLGVDILLNNELIAIDVTASQIREQLDQFSGPVKMIITAIGGQGHILGRGNQQFTPDIVKRVGKENIVIIAARGKILALNGRPLLVDTNDPSLDQSFCGYMRVITGYNESIMYQVGYASMGSHI from the coding sequence GTGTTTAAATTGGGCTTGATTATTAACCCCTATGCAGGTTTGGGCGGCAGTGTCGGTTTAAAAGGTTCGGATGGTGAATCCATTCGTACCGAAGCGCTTGCGCGCGGTGGTGAAATGCGCGCGCCTCAACGTATGGCTCGCGCACTTCAATTTTTAGTGGGGTTCGCCGATCACATTGAGATTTATTGCTTTGCTGGCGATATGGGTGAATCCGTTGCCCGCGAGCTGGGCTTCATAACTCACGTGATTGGCGCTGCACAACAACTTCCCAGTGAAGCATCCGATACATGTGCAGCGGCAGCTGCGCTGATAGATCAATCAGTGGATTTAATTTTGTTTGCAGGCGGCGATGGCACTGCGCGCCTGATCGCAGATATTGTTGGCGTTCGCCAGCCCGTTCTGGGTGTTCCTTCCGGTGTAAAAATGCATTCGGGTGTTTACGCTATATCGCCGGAAGCAGCAGGTGAAATCGTCAAACAATTACTAACGGGACAATTGGTAAACATTGCTGAGCGCGATGTTAAAGATATAGATGAAGACGCATTTCGTAATGGTCAGGTGCGTGCGCGCTTTTACGGCACTTTACTGGTGCCGGAGGATTCGCAATTTCTGCAGCAAGTCAAAAATGCGGGCACAGAGCGCGATGAATTGGCGCAATTGGACGTTGCACAAGAAATTATACAACAGTTACAGCCAGACACGCTTCATCTGGTTGGTCCCGGATCAACGACGCATTTATTTTTACAAGAGTTAGGTCTTGAAGGCAGCTTGCTCGGTGTAGATATTTTATTGAATAACGAGTTGATCGCTATTGATGTAACAGCATCACAAATTCGTGAGCAGCTTGATCAATTTAGCGGGCCGGTAAAAATGATCATTACTGCAATTGGTGGTCAAGGGCATATTCTTGGACGTGGCAATCAGCAATTTACGCCGGATATTGTAAAGCGCGTTGGTAAAGAGAATATTGTTATTATCGCCGCGCGCGGAAAAATACTGGCGCTGAACGGCAGGCCTTTATTGGTAGACACTAATGATCCCTCACTGGATCAATCTTTCTGCGGTTATATGCGTGTGATTACTGGATACAACGAATCGATTATGTATCAAGTAGGTTATGCCTCCATGGGCAGCCACATATGA
- a CDS encoding class I SAM-dependent methyltransferase, protein MNAIIERLELLAEKIAASELIDSYRVFHGRGHTFPGLEFVTVDFFQPVILVTLFAEPPHNFLTQLINKSRFLFDTKKTVLLIQRRYIAGAPSECIWGVLPEHCVARRGNLQFALHLAQQQNSGFFLDMEPGRAWIEQNARNKRILNLFAYTCAFSVVAVAAGAECVVNVDMSSAALNLGRSNHIRNSLDKSRSEFLAENILKSWSRIKKRGPYDVVVIDPPSYQKGSFIAEKDYAKVIRRLPELMPEGGMVLACLNAPELSDVFLRKLFLENCTSAEFVERLRPHSDFPDIDPEQQLKLLVYRLPPAVSQVSQVPEQI, encoded by the coding sequence ATGAATGCGATTATTGAACGCCTTGAGCTGCTGGCAGAAAAAATAGCGGCGAGTGAGTTGATCGATAGTTATCGTGTATTTCATGGCCGTGGACACACATTTCCCGGATTGGAATTTGTAACGGTTGATTTTTTTCAACCAGTCATACTGGTGACCTTGTTTGCTGAGCCACCACATAATTTTCTAACGCAGTTGATAAATAAATCGCGCTTCTTATTCGATACAAAAAAAACAGTGCTGTTGATTCAGCGCCGCTATATTGCGGGTGCACCCAGTGAATGTATTTGGGGTGTTTTGCCCGAGCACTGCGTAGCGCGCCGCGGTAATTTACAATTTGCGTTACATTTAGCACAGCAACAAAACAGTGGTTTCTTTTTGGATATGGAGCCGGGCAGGGCGTGGATTGAACAAAATGCCCGGAACAAGCGCATACTTAATTTATTTGCTTATACCTGTGCATTCTCGGTCGTTGCTGTTGCAGCAGGCGCAGAATGTGTGGTGAATGTGGATATGAGCAGTGCCGCGCTTAATTTGGGGCGGAGCAATCACATTCGCAATAGTCTGGATAAATCCCGTAGCGAATTTCTTGCCGAAAATATCCTTAAATCCTGGAGTCGAATTAAAAAGCGCGGCCCTTACGATGTGGTGGTAATTGATCCTCCCTCTTATCAAAAAGGCAGTTTTATTGCAGAAAAAGATTATGCCAAAGTGATCCGTCGTTTACCTGAATTAATGCCAGAGGGTGGAATGGTGCTCGCTTGCTTAAATGCACCGGAACTAAGCGATGTTTTTTTGCGAAAACTATTTTTGGAAAATTGTACTTCTGCAGAATTTGTCGAACGCTTGCGTCCGCATAGTGACTTTCCTGATATCGACCCCGAGCAACAATTAAAATTGCTGGTATACCGTTTACCACCGGCAGTCTCTCAGGTGTCTCAAGTGCCGGAGCAGATATAA